In the genome of Candidatus Dadabacteria bacterium, the window GAGATTCCGCTTGAGATGCTCCCCGATTTTAAGCTTCCCGCGCAGCACGTTCAGATTCTCTTCGCGACGGATATATTTCTGGATCATTCCGCGCGTCAGCTGGGCATGAAGCTGGTCGCAGAAGTGCAGTATGAATATGTCGAGGAGGAATCGCTTCTGGAGATTAATTCCCGCAGTACCCGCCTTGGTGAGTTTCAGGTACCGCGCTCTGTAGAGCATGCGAACAAGAACTTCCCGGCTAGATTCGACATCATCCGCTTTTATGTCATGAATCTTGGGCAGAATCTCTATGGATAAATCCCCAAGAGAAATTACTCCACAGTATGATGCGAATTTTATTTCCCTGTTTCCCCACGACCAGGCTTTTGTCGGTAGTTTTCCTTCGAGTTTTCCGAGAAGCTCTGCGTGTTTTTCTCCAAGCTCGTTTTGTCTACCTGCGGGGGAGCGGACGATGGGGACCGATTTGTGCTCAATGACGGTAATTACTTCAGACATTAGGTGTTGTTTTTTTCTTCGTATACTTTCCTGATTGCGTCTGGAGTAATCTCGTCTTTAGTGGCTACCCGATATTCAGTTGAGTCTTCAAAATCATTCTCAAATCCGAAGACTTTTTTTCCTTCTACTATTTCGTGTTTTATAATCTGCGTTTCATGCGGCTCGGGTTTTTCTCGACCTGTTTTTACATCTCTGAATACGAGTTGAATCTTGTGCCAGTCATCGTAAAAATACTCTTGGAGGAGAGGGATAATCCGGGAAAGCAGCACGTCTTTAAGCTGGTCAAAATTACGTACCCTGATAAGGTAAGAATGACCGATGGTCATATCCCTGCTCAGGAGAAAGCGTATCCGGCTGTTTATCGCTTCAAGCAGCTTGCGAAGATCAATTTCCCCTCCCTTGTCGTCTTTTATCCTGCCATCAGATGAGCCTTCGATCACGCCTGAGTCCGGCATGAGTTCTTCAAACTGAAACCTGCGACGCAGGGCAGTGTCAAGAAGAGCTATCGAGCGGTCGGCCGTATTCATGGTGCCGTAAACATCCAGATTGGCCGGGACCCCGAATTTTTCCCCCGAATAAGGAAGAGTCAGCATCATACCTGACTTTGGCGATCCGTCTTCTCCGTATGTCACTCTCTTGTCCGTTTCAAGCAGGGTGATGAGTTCTCCGAATATGCTGGCGATATTTCCCCTGTTTATCTCGTCA includes:
- a CDS encoding AAA family ATPase; the protein is METNATLTEISEHEYIRIRKPMTNNKNIRNSISTYLREHAAENSEVIQATKYDRPPFVFDQDSNKRWYLVNDWEEECDKDHKWRRHVELAKKWKAGPKRELPDERFEGEQDHEPKKHDQRFEFVTFHQAYSYEDFVEGIRPKSDKDGNVKYGVVPGVFKRICQKAKVDPKQQYAIFIDEINRGNIASIFGELITLLETDKRVTYGEDGSPKSGMMLTLPYSGEKFGVPANLDVYGTMNTADRSIALLDTALRRRFQFEELMPDSGVIEGSSDGRIKDDKGGEIDLRKLLEAINSRIRFLLSRDMTIGHSYLIRVRNFDQLKDVLLSRIIPLLQEYFYDDWHKIQLVFRDVKTGREKPEPHETQIIKHEIVEGKKVFGFENDFEDSTEYRVATKDEITPDAIRKVYEEKNNT